In the Parasteatoda tepidariorum isolate YZ-2023 chromosome X2, CAS_Ptep_4.0, whole genome shotgun sequence genome, aaaatccttcaCGAAGGCTCCCAGTACTCGATCCaggagatcccttgtcttctggattgggttcaaaactacaaggctacgtagttgaacattgataatcgtaaacccaaatttgggtcggttgttcaacgactgttatgaaataaaatgaaatctatgTTTGTTTGCTTCTtaaatgctgtttatttttgtttcaggaCATGGAAAACGTAGTAGTGCGGGCTCTGTCCCGTTGCCATTGCTGTGGCAACAAATCTTAAGAGCTCGGGAGCCTGTTCCTTTTGTTGACTATCGTATCCCTGAACGAGatgcatttgatattttaaaaggctTCACAGACAACATTAAAGCTTTGGAAGAGAAGGTAGATGGGCAGAATTAAAACTCTCAAGCTCTCCAAGAATTGAAATGCACCTAGCGTAGAAATCATCGCACCTCCAATGCAATCCaagttaatcaaaaaaaaaacttcccatTAATAGATTTTGTACTAAAGCACAATAAAATGAATCACCATTAATACATATCTATATTATTTGCAACA is a window encoding:
- the LOC110283395 gene encoding uncharacterized protein yields the protein MSFLCRIMLFTAATFLIITCFGLTPAGGSCQSYGHSCLGGHGKRSSAGSVPLPLLWQQILRAREPVPFVDYRIPERDAFDILKGFTDNIKALEEKVDGQN